GCATATGACTCGGATGCTGTCGCAGTTGATTAAGAAGCATCTTCGATGATGGGAGCAGTTGGGGGTGGAATCCTTCTCCACGCACGCGACAAAGGTGATCGTGTCTCGAGGGTGTGGTTGGTCGGAAAGGCTCATCCGGGATCCTTGGGTTTGGGTCACCAGCATCGTGACTGGTCGGATGCTAAGGTTGATCGTCAGATTTTAACATTGATGATTGATTCCAGTGGTTTCTGTTTGTATATGTTGGACTGGCTCATTTCTTCAAGTGATGAACAGTCGGAGCCTCAGGTACAATCTTAGATCTATCTCTCTGTCAATGAACCCGAACGGCTCTGGTACAATTCTGCGTTGGCACAGATCTCACGAAGTTCAGTGTTTACATTCCATTCAACCCCTCATCATTGATGTGAAGATAAATCCCATCCCGCGAGAATGACAGGGTATTGAGAGCATCTAATGCATTTTTAATGGATGAAATGAATATGGTTCAGACATGGTAAACgtatcccccccccccccccaagttAAATGTATCACTCTTCCAGTCGCACTAGAGACCATGCTCCAGTTCTGCCCGGGACGGGCTGATTCAGACCAGATGAATCAAAAGATTTAGTGCTGAAGGTAGTTGTCAGTCAGATATGAGTCCGAGATGCCGGATCCCCACTGAAAACGTAGTACATACCTCCACATCCTCCCATTTCTCCCAGCCACGACCACGTACGGCAGCGAGATCATCCATGGTAATCTGCTTGCCGGTCGTAAAGTATCCAGCATTGATCTTTGCATCAATCTCGACGCGAGAGTCACTGGGAATCATCTCATCCGGAATCGGAATTCGCTCCAAGATCTTGATACCCGAGTCTACAATCGCGTCATGTTTCATATTGGACATGGACAACATCTTATCAATCTTCTTGACGCCAAGCCAGTGGAGAATGTCCGGCATCAGGGCTTGGAAGCGCATCtagcaagaaagaaaaaaaaaggcacgAGGTCAGAACACAGGACCATGTGGACCCAATCAACCTCATGATGGCCGGGGGAATGCGCAGACTTACATCTCTGACGCCAGCAATATTCTCCGTTCGGGTGAAGTATTTATCGGCCGTATCGCCTCCTCGCTTCCGCGCATTGTATACCAAGTATTTGATCACCTCTCCCAGAGCACGACCTTCCTTGCGGAAATAGATCACCACACCACTGCCACCATTCTGGGCCTCACGGATTGCCTCGCGAATACCAAATGCAAGGTATGGTCGGCATGTGCAGATGTCGGACTGAAACACGTCACTACCATTGCATTCGTCGTGAATTCGCAGAGCCAGCTTGACTTTCTCGTCTGACACGCGCTCGGGAGGTCCGAAGATATATACTGTTAACCCGCCAATAGGAGGTAGGAAGACCTTCAAGTCCGGACGGGTGATCAGCTCAGGGTAGCTGCCACCCGTGTGCTCAAACAAAGTCCGACGGAGAGTGCCCTCATCCACACCAAATCGCTCGGCCACACCGGGTAAGTACCACACGGGCTCCACTGCAACCTTGGTCACTCGCACTTCACCGGACGAGTCTACCACAATGGAGCCATCGACTTCGAGTTGCCCATCACGCACGGCCTCTGCAATCTCGGCCAGCTTCATGTTGGCACGTGTCACCGCCATGGTGGGCCGAATGTCCCAGCCTGCCTCAAGCTCCTCTTTATACTGGTTGACAATGTCATGGCCAAAAGGGTCCATGGACACAATCTTGGACTTGTCCCCCCATGCTTGTTGCCAAGGAAAGTCAAAGGTGGGTTGACTGTTACGCAAGTCGGGGCGGAAATCCGCATCCAATTCACCCGCCGCCACGGCCAAGGCATTGTAGATACTGTAGCTACCTCCGTGAGCGCCGATAGCATTGCGACGTTTGACGAGATTATTGCTGCGGGAGACAATCACTGGACCTCGAGATTTGGCATCGGCGGCACCCCATTCCAGGGGGACAGGGTCAATTCCACTCTGACCAGGATAGGTCGTCAACTGCTGGCAGTCAGATCAAATGGTCTTTTTTCCCTGACGGAGCTTTCTGCCAGTCCAGGCCAAACACACTCACAATGATATGTTTGCTATAGTGGGACTTGGGTGAGGTGGGAGACGGGAGAGTGGGCTCTGGCATGTTGGCGATGGGTTCAGTTTCCACCATGATcacgatgaagaagatcgacagagaggcagagagagagagagagagaaagtcagAACACGAAATGAAGTTCGTTAGGCTTTCAGAACCCAACCACAAAGCTGGGCCGGGTTTAAAGGGTAGCCATGCAGCACGAGGGGAGGGCCGGCCATGTGACTTCCCCCGCACGTTATCAGCTTATCAGCAGCGGACAGAGCGGTCACCTTTTTGTCTTGTTATCTGCGAGGCGTCATCGTCCTGCAGGTTATCGCCCTTCGTGGGGATCGATAACAGGAGTGGAAATCATGTCTGGAGGGCTGGAGATGCCACAATGGACGTGATTGTTTGGGTCCTCGGTACAGATCGTTCGGCAGTCCCCACCAGGACGTTATCTCATGTCGATTCTGGGGCAGCCCCGGCGCCAAGACCCACTTCACGCCCGCTGGTCTTCGGAGTTCGGACTGACCAGTCTGTCCCCCTGAGTCTGACCGGAGTTGGAACGCCGAAGAATCGTTCTCTTCGCAGAGGACAACTGCGATGTTACTGGGGCGACGAGAGTTCAAGATGCTTCCAACGATTGTACGGTAGtagatcatcatcatcatgagGTAAACCAACTGCGATCTCTCCACAATGCATTTTTTGGCCGCTGACATGCGAGTGGTAATAGTGCGCGCCGCAGAAACGGTAAACCAGCATCGTGCGAGCCATGTCGCCGTGATAAGGTGCGCTGTGATCATGCGGTGCCGATCTGCAGTCGATGCCAAAGCCGTGGGATATCCTCGCGCTGTCTCTACCATCCGGCACCCATGACTCGGGCGAAGGCCCGGCGCTCCCACTCGGTGATTGAGGATGTTCCCTTTCAGCGAGATGTCCAAGCAAGGTGCGTGGTGGCATAGGTCGTGAACCCAGCCCAAGGGGATGTCCTCTTGTTCAGAAGAGCTTCTCTGACGATgccttcctcctccttcacggCTCGTGACACTGATTCAAATTGAATTATTTGCGGATGCAGCAGCATCACTCCGGCCAGGGAATCCGCAGAGGCCACGGTCATCCCAAACCCCATTGGCCATGCTCCAGCTGAAGACGCTGGGTCGAGATCCAAACCAATTCTGGCAGGATACTTCGGGCCAACGAGTTTTGTCTCCCCTTTGACGGACGATATAGACCTCCTTGCCGCAGAGCAAGGTGAATGTGACGACGAAAATGCACAGCGCGTGC
The nucleotide sequence above comes from Penicillium oxalicum strain HP7-1 chromosome II, whole genome shotgun sequence. Encoded proteins:
- a CDS encoding Uracil-regulated protein 1, which codes for MVETEPIANMPEPTLPSPTSPKSHYSKHIILTTYPGQSGIDPVPLEWGAADAKSRGPVIVSRSNNLVKRRNAIGAHGGSYSIYNALAVAAGELDADFRPDLRNSQPTFDFPWQQAWGDKSKIVSMDPFGHDIVNQYKEELEAGWDIRPTMAVTRANMKLAEIAEAVRDGQLEVDGSIVVDSSGEVRVTKVAVEPVWYLPGVAERFGVDEGTLRRTLFEHTGGSYPELITRPDLKVFLPPIGGLTVYIFGPPERVSDEKVKLALRIHDECNGSDVFQSDICTCRPYLAFGIREAIREAQNGGSGVVIYFRKEGRALGEVIKYLVYNARKRGGDTADKYFTRTENIAGVRDMRFQALMPDILHWLGVKKIDKMLSMSNMKHDAIVDSGIKILERIPIPDEMIPSDSRVEIDAKINAGYFTTGKQITMDDLAAVRGRGWEKWEDVEH